A window from Podospora bellae-mahoneyi strain CBS 112042 chromosome 1 map unlocalized CBS112042p_1, whole genome shotgun sequence encodes these proteins:
- a CDS encoding uncharacterized protein (EggNog:ENOG503NX3H; COG:J) produces MALNAGQQDSAASGFDKAKAAEGQESIKKVLPPVRTLPPGPLPPYESLDAISPPAIPEDFHDIGRSKPLSDLHSDRTPSDLSDYSDHNTTKYTDSVVKGAALFLEFYGLSYTPHADNTARMASPQLIFVDGTFAELAQEMADYIQVNSAKTEHAVQVGDEVRPLLEKEKNEDALEAIVKASGVLNTVPEKEFTGAINLLIHLVLQSNEPKRHLPAVCSNLLKPITSSPSHGFTLAASALSTIFNLLDKTNPVRYNVFLQIIRFIRQHGQYELLKPRLKNLEAWFADWETNAEDQRKLYIDVADTAAEAGDDEESYHYILKALSTFEREEAEGEEAQKYSLKALKMAISSPTRFDFQDLRALPSVQALSDSQPVYSQLLDIFTEQDLEDYNDFREEHEGWIEKEKLDHEKLQRKMRLLTFASLAASTPNREIPYANIAKALQISSEDVEMWTIDVVRAKLVEGRLSQKQKVFLVHRTTYRVFGEKQWRELGTRIDQFKLVVDRLTSTVRRAQAEVEQARKAEEEQLAKKLAGAGISSGNPGDRRRQPRQRTDDDD; encoded by the exons ATGGCATTGAATGCGGGGCAACAAGATTCTGCCGCCTCAGGGTTTGACAAGGCGAAAGCAGCAGAGGGCCAGGAATCGATAAAGAAAGTGCTCCCACCAGTCCGAACCCTCCCGCCGGGCCCCCTACCGCCCTACGAGTCTCTGGATGCGATTTCTCCGCCAGCAATACCAGAAGATTTTCACGATATCGGTCGGTCCAAGCCCCTCTCTGACCTCCATTCCGACCGTACCCCGTCCGATTTGAGCGACTACTCGGACCACAACACTACCAAGTACACCGACTCGGTCGTCAAAGGCGCCGCACTTTTTCTCGAATTTTACGGCTTATCCTACACCCCCCACGCCGACAACACCGCGAGAATGGCTTCCCCTCAGCTGATTTTTGTCGATGGCACCTTCGCCGAGCTGGCCCAGGAGATGGCCGACTACATCCAGGTCAACTCGGCCAAGACTGAACATGCCGTCCAGGTTGGCGACGAGGTCAGACCtctgttggagaaggagaagaacgAGGATGCTCTCGAGGCTATCGTCAAGGCCTCCGGCGTATTGAATACGGTTCCCGAAAAGGAGTTCACTGGtgccatcaacctccttaTCCACCTTGTCCTCCAGTCCAACGAGCCCAAGAGACATCTTCCTGCTGTCTGCAGCAACCTTCTCAAGCCCATCACATCCTCGCCAAGCCACGGCTTCACCCTTGCCGCGAGCGCCCTcagcaccatcttcaacctcctgGACAAGACGAACCCCGTCCGGTACAATGTTTTCTTGCAGATCATCCGCTTCATTCGCCAACACGGCCAGTACGAGCTTCTCAAGCCCCGGTTAAAGAACTTGGAGGCGTGGTTTGCCGATTGGGAGACCAACGCGGAGGATCAGCGCAAGCTCTATATCGATGTGGCTGATACCGCTGCTGAGGCTGGCGATGATGA GGAGTCATACCACTACATTCTGAaggccctctccacctttgagcgcgaggaagccgagggtgaggaggcccAGAAGTATTCTCTCAAGGCTCTCAAGATGGCCATTTCTTCCCCCACCCGGTTCGACTTCCAGGATCTCCGTGCCCTCCCAAGCGTTCAGGCGCTTAGCGACTCTCAGCCCGTCTACTCCCAGCTTCTCGACATCTTCACTGAGCAAGATCTTGAGGACTACAACGACTTCAGAGAGGAGCACGAGGGTTGgatcgagaaggagaagcttgACCACGAGAAGCTGCAGCGCAAGATGCGCCTGCTTACTTTCGCCAGTCTCGCCGCCAGCACGCCCAACCGCGAGATCCCCTACGCCAACATCGCTAAGGCTCTCCAGATCTCCTCCGAGGACGTTGAGATGTGGACAATCGATGTTGTCCGCGCCAAGCTTGTCGAGGGCAGACTGTCTCAGAAGCAAAAGGTCTTCCTTGTCCACAGAACCACCTACCGTGTTTTCGGTGAGAAGCAGTGGCGCGAGTTGGGCACGAGAATCGACCAATTCAAGCTGGTTGTTGACCGTCTCACCAGTACTGTGCGCAGGGCCCAGGCTGAGGTTGagcaggcgaggaaggccgaggaggagcagcttgCTAAGAAGCTCGCTGGCGCTGGTATCAGCAGTGGTAACCCGGGCGACCGTCGCCGCCAGCCAAGGCAGCGgacggatgatgatgattga